In Kiritimatiellaceae bacterium, the genomic window AGCGACAGCAGAAAGTGCTCGCCCGTATGTTTAAAGAAGGGCTTTCCGGCTTCAAAGGCGGACTCAGCGCTGAGAACTATATCCGCATCACCAAAACCTCGGCATCCACAGCGACCCGCGACCTTCAAGACCTGGTCGCCAAAAGAGCTCTGCGCCGTACCGGCGAACTGAAACAAACGCGCTACCACCTGAACCTGCCGGGTCATCCCGTCGCGCCGTAGAATTTCGAAGGCGGATGGAAAACGGAATTGTCAAATTATCGGACCGACCCCGTTCCCGACCCCGTTCCTGCTTGAATGCGAGACAACCTCAGTTTGGTTTTCTAAAATTCATTGGCTGACCCCTGCCCCGTTCATTCGGTATTTTCAATTTTGCGTAGCAGCATTCCTTCGTCCTTAAAATCACCAAGAGTTTCTATGGAAACTTTGAATGTGACGAGGACGCCCTTATTTCGGCTGATGAACAAGTTTTTGTCTGGTACGCGGATCCACGTCTCATCCTGTTCTAGGAGGGAATTGGCCGGAATATCAAGAGATACGGAAGCTACATTTATATTGTCAGATAGTTGATCTTGGATCGCGGTGTATTCAAGAGGAGTGTGATACTTAACCCAAGCTTCTTCTGTCACCTTGTACACAAGTGGATCAGCAAGAAATTCGCGCCATTTTTCAGGTGATATGAGTTTGAATTTCCAGTTCGAGTAATCCAATTTGATCTGTAGTGATTCCTGAGGATTATGCGGAATCATGTTACGATCCCATAGGTTGGTGAACACCTCCATTATTTTAAAAGTAGTTGTTCCGTTATTCGTCGAAAACAGATACTCATCAAGCGTTCGCGGGATCACGTCACCTGCATCGAGATTCATCTTCATTCCGAAGTGAAGTAATACTTTTGGCTTAATGAGCATCACGGGAATTTTTATGTCTTCACGCCATCTTCTAGACTGCGCGTCCTGAATGGAAGAAAGGCCGATTCCCAAAGATTCGGCCAGCGCTTTCGCCGGTCTTGTAAAGCTGGCATTACAAACAAGAACGCCTTTGGAGGCACCGCTATCGGCAAGGATTTTGGCAAACTCTAATACCACACCCTCGTCAACCAAAGAGGAGCCCGGATAGGCATTTACTATTGTTAAAATCTCTTGGCCTGCCTGAACGGATCGAATGCTAACATCTACAACGTGAACCGTGTCGCTGGTGAGAGATGGTATGCTTGCACGCAGTCGAATAATTGCTTGTGGATTTAAATCGCCGTATATCTTGGCGACGATGGCTTTGTAGGCCATTTCATCTTCTGGAGAAAGCGGGGTGCCCGAGTTTTCAGCACGTTGCTTAAGCGATGCCATCAAATCGTTTGTGGCCGTTTCGCTGATTACAGAGAGAGTATAGAACCCACCCCAACAAATGATTGTTATTAGGATCAGCAGGGGTTTTTTGCCGTCGGGCCACCTGAGGATGGACCAGCGATTTCTGGCGGACTTAGTGAAGCTGGTTCCGATCAACACCGTCAGGATTGTGCCTAAGAAGGCAAGAAGGTAGCGAACAGATGTTAGAATAGTATCAGGAATATTCACGGGTTGTTTTTAGGCATGCATTTTTTCGCGCAAAACACACATCTCTTTTTATTGCCGAATCTGGCCGGAGCCGGAGATGACGTATTTGTAGGTGGTCAGTTCTTCGAGTCCCATGGGGCCGCGGGCGTGGAGTTTGTCGGTGCTGATTCCAATCTCTGCACCCATGCCGAATTCGCCGCCGTCGGTGAAGCGCGTTGAGGCGTTGACGTACACGGTGGCGGAATCAACCTGCGCCAGAAATTTTTTCGCCGCTTTTGCGTCGGTGGTGACGATGGCGTCGGAATGCTGCGAGCCGTAGGTGTTGATGTGGTCAATGGCGGCCTTCACGTTTTTGACGATGCGGATGGAGAGAATCAGCTCCAGATATTCGGCGTACCAGTCTTCTTCGGTGGCGGGTTTAATCGCCGCGTCAAATTTCTGCACCGCTTCGTCGCCGCGCAGTTCGACGCCGAGCCGTTTGAAGCGGGCGATCATGCGGGGCAGGAAGGCGTCGGCGATATCTTTATGGACAAGCAGCGTTTCCATGGCGTTGCAGACGCCGGGGCGCTGGCACTTGGCGTTTTCGGCGATGGCGAGCGCCATGTCGATATCGGCTTTAGCGTCCACGAAGGTGTGGCAGACGCCTTTGTAGTGCTTGATGACAGGAACCCAGGCCATTTCGGTGACGGCTTTGATGAGGCTTTCGCCGCCGCGGGGCATAATCAGGTCAATCTTGCCGACCATCTGGGCCAATTCACGCACGGCGTCGCGGTCGGTGGTTTCGACCAGCTGAATCGCGTCGGCGGGCATTTTCTTTTTCTTGCCGCCGTCGCGCAGAGCTTTGGCGATCGCCGCGTTGGAATACATCGCTTCCTTGCCGCCGCGCAGGATAACGGCGTTAGCGGTTTTAAAGCAGAGCGAAGCGGCTTCGGCGGTAACGTTAGGCCGCGATTCAAAAATGATGGCGATCACGCCGATCGGCACACGGACTTTTTTAATCTGCAGTCCGTTGGGGCGCTGGATGGTGGCGAGCTTTTTGCCGACGGGATCTTTCAGGGCGGCGACTTCGCGCAGACCTTTGATCATGCCGTCGATGCGGGCATCGGTCAGCGTAAGCCGGTCGAGCATCGCGGCGGAAAGTCCGGCTTCGCGTCCGGCGGCGAGGTCTTTGGCGTTGGCTTCCTGGATTACGCCTTTCTGCGCGCCGATCTCGTCGGCCATCGCTTCGAGAATGGCGTTTTTCTTTTTGGATGAAAGTTTCGCCAGCTCGCGCGACGCGTGAACCGCTTTGACACCCATTTCGATCATCTGGTCATGTAAGGTCATCTTCGATTTCCTCTCAACGTAGGACAGCCATCTTGGCTGTCCAGACAGGCTGGAAGCCTGTCCTACTTTTTTATCTCGAAACAATTAATGTGCCGGTATCTTTGCCGCCGAGTACGGACTGAATAATGCCGTCGGTCTGGCCGTCGGCGATAACGACAGGAATATTGGCCGCCGCCGCTTTTCCGGCGGACATGAGCTTGGATTTCATTCCGCCGGTGGAAAGTTCGCCGTTTTTGCCTTTATCGAGCGCGAGAATGTCGTCGGAAACCTGTTCGACGAAAGGTACGCGCTGTCCGGCGTCGTCTTTGAGTCCGTCGGTGGTGGAAAGCAGGATCAGCGCGTCGGCCTTGATAAGGATAGAGACGAGCGCGGCGAGCAGGTCGTTGTCGCCGAATTTGATTTCTTCGGTGGCGACGGTGTCGTTTTCGTTGATGACGGGAACAATGCCGTACTCGATCAGCTTGAGCAGGGTGTTCTGGGCGTTGGCGCGGCGCTCCTCGTCCTGAAAAATATCGTTGGTGAGCAAAACCTGGCCGACTTTGATGTGTTTCTGACCGAAGAGGTGGCTGTAGAGACTCATCAGGCGGCCTTGTCCGACGGCGGCGGCCATTTGGAGTTCGGGCAGGTCGGTCGGACGCTTGGTCATACCGAGCGCTTCGATGCCAGCGGCGATGGCGCCGGAGGAAACGAGAATCATTTCGCATCCGGCGTCGCGCTGGGCGGCGATTCCGGAAACCAGAGAAAAGATGCGTTCGTGGTCGGGCTTGCCGGTGGAGTCCACCAGTACACGGCTGCCGACTTTTACAACGATCCGTTTGGCCTTTTTCAGT contains:
- the proB gene encoding glutamate 5-kinase, which encodes MKETRNQLKKAKRIVVKVGSRVLVDSTGKPDHERIFSLVSGIAAQRDAGCEMILVSSGAIAAGIEALGMTKRPTDLPELQMAAAVGQGRLMSLYSHLFGQKHIKVGQVLLTNDIFQDEERRANAQNTLLKLIEYGIVPVINENDTVATEEIKFGDNDLLAALVSILIKADALILLSTTDGLKDDAGQRVPFVEQVSDDILALDKGKNGELSTGGMKSKLMSAGKAAAANIPVVIADGQTDGIIQSVLGGKDTGTLIVSR
- a CDS encoding glutamate-5-semialdehyde dehydrogenase: MTLHDQMIEMGVKAVHASRELAKLSSKKKNAILEAMADEIGAQKGVIQEANAKDLAAGREAGLSAAMLDRLTLTDARIDGMIKGLREVAALKDPVGKKLATIQRPNGLQIKKVRVPIGVIAIIFESRPNVTAEAASLCFKTANAVILRGGKEAMYSNAAIAKALRDGGKKKKMPADAIQLVETTDRDAVRELAQMVGKIDLIMPRGGESLIKAVTEMAWVPVIKHYKGVCHTFVDAKADIDMALAIAENAKCQRPGVCNAMETLLVHKDIADAFLPRMIARFKRLGVELRGDEAVQKFDAAIKPATEEDWYAEYLELILSIRIVKNVKAAIDHINTYGSQHSDAIVTTDAKAAKKFLAQVDSATVYVNASTRFTDGGEFGMGAEIGISTDKLHARGPMGLEELTTYKYVISGSGQIRQ